A single genomic interval of Salvelinus namaycush isolate Seneca chromosome 41, SaNama_1.0, whole genome shotgun sequence harbors:
- the LOC120034338 gene encoding serine/threonine-protein kinase SBK1-like: MSSSPHGSHGSGSRASIDILEELQLIAAQNLEKLDISKYYEVIRELGKGTYGKVDLVIHKIRGTKMALKFLRKKTTKLKSFLREYSISLYLSPCPFIINMFGIAFETDDYYVFAQEYALAGDLFDVIPPQVGLPETVAKRCVHQVAIALDYLHCKKLVHRDIKPENILIFDKECRKVKLSDFGMTRRAGSPVKRVSGTIPYTAPELCDASQHEGFCVDYSTDVWAFGVLLFCMLTGNFPWEKALPSDAFYQEFVRWQRRRTGTLPSQWRRFTDEGLRMFRRLLSIEQERRCSVKEVFSYFNHHWMLDNEPGSSSVAGGGSVGSGPQVELSSSSSEEDVLVDRLKQQSLIEPMGGHYSSTGSPSSTSSYERVSRDNGGAGRILVATPIEICV; the protein is encoded by the exons ATGAGCTCCTCTCCCCATGGGTCCCACGGGTCTGGGTCCCGCGCCTCCATCGACATCCTGGAGGAGCTGCAGCTCATTGCTGCCCAGAACCTGGAGAAGCTAGACATCAGCAAGTACTATGAGGTCATCAGAGAGCTGGGTAAGGGTACCTATGGGAAAGTGGACCTGGTCATCCACAAAATCAGAG GCACTAAGATGGCTCTGAAGTTCTTGAGGAAGAAAACAACCAAACTGAAGAGCTTCTTAAGGGAGTACagcatctctctctacctgtctccctGCCCCTTTATCATCAACATGTTCGGCATTGCCTTTGAGACAGACGACTACTACGTCTTCGCTCAGGAGTATGCCCTGGCAGGAGACCTCTTCGACGTCATTCCCCCTCAG GTGGGTCTTCCAGAGACGGTGGCTAAGCGTTGTGTCCACCAGGTGGCCATCGCCCTGGACTACCTGCACTGTAAGAAGCTAGTCCACCGTGACATCAAGCCTGAGAACATCCTTATCTTTGACAAAGAGTGCCGTAAGGTCAAGCTGTCAGACTTCGGTATGACGCGGCGTGCCGGCTCCCCAGTGAAGCGTGTCAGCGGAACCATCCCGTACACAGCACCGGAGTTGTGCGACGCCTCGCAGCACGAGGGCTTCTGCGTGGACTACAGCACTGACGTGTGGGCCTTCGGTGTCCTCCTCTTCTGCATGCTCACCGGCAACTTCCCCTGGGAGAAGGCCCTGCCGTCCGACGCCTTCTACCAGGAGTTTGTGCGCTGGCAGCGGCGCCGGACGGGCACTTTGCCCTCTCAGTGGCGGCGCTTCACAGACGAGGGGCTGCGCATGTTCCGCAGGCTCCTGTCCATTGAGCAGGAGCGCCGCTGCTCCGTTAAGGAGGTTTTCAGCTACTTCAACCACCACTGGATGCTGGACAATGAGCCGGGTAGCAGCAGCGTTGCAGGAGGAGGGTCAGTGGGCAGTGGGCCCCAGGTGGAGCTCAGCTCGTCGTCATCTGAAGAGGATGTACTGGTGGACAGGCTAAAGCAGCAGAGCCTGATAGAGCCCATGGGCGGACACTACTCCTCCACCggctccccctcctccaccagcAGCTACGAACGTGTCTCCCGTGACAATGGAGGGGCCGGACGCATCTTGGTGGCCACGCCCATTGAAATATGTGTGTAG